From a single Nicotiana tomentosiformis chromosome 2, ASM39032v3, whole genome shotgun sequence genomic region:
- the LOC104102312 gene encoding small ribosomal subunit protein uS12, whose product MGKTRGMGAGRKLKSHRRRQRWADKSYKKSHLGNEWKKPFAGSSHAKGIVLEKIGIEAKQPNSAIRKCARVQLIKNGKKIAAFVPNDGCLNYIEENDEVLIAGFGRKGHAVGDIPGVRFKVVKVSGVSLLALFKEKKEKPRS is encoded by the exons ATGgg GAAGACACGTGGTATGGGAGCTGGACGCAAGCTGAAGTCCCACCGTAGAAGACAAAGGTGGGCTGACAAGTCCTATAAGAAGTCCCATCTTGGAAATGAATGGAAGAAGCCATTTGCTGGCTCATCCCATGCGAAAGGCATTGTGCTTGAGAAGAT AGGTATTGAGGCTAAGCAGCCCAACTCTGCTATTCGTAAATGTGCTAGGGTTCAATTGATCAAAAATGGAAAGAAGATTGCTGCATTTGTTCCTAATGATGGTTGTTTGAACTACATTGAAGAAAAT GATGAGGTATTGATTGCTGGATTTGGTCGAAAGGGTCATGCCGTGGGAGATATTCCTGGTGTCAGGTTCAAGGTGGTGAAGGTATCTGGTGTATCTCTCTTGGCTCTCTTCAAGGAGAAGAAGGAGAAACCAAGATCTTAA